The genome window GGGAAACCAGATGATCGCGCGCCAAAGAAAGGCTACACTCGACTGACATTGACTGAGTTTGAAACTGATGACGGCGAATACGGTTTGGATTTGCACTTTGGGAGTGGCTCTTGGGAAGGCGGATATGTGTGTCTGGTAGGTGAGCAAGTTGATGATTTAGTGACAGTGTTGGCTTCTATTGACAATATCGAAGAGGCTACCGTCACTGGACAGGGCCGCGTGATTGATTTGGGCGAATTCCAGTTTGGGTATGGGCAGAACTACGAGTACAAGCTAAGTGGTGAGCAAGCCCGTCCAGAGCAACTGTTACCGCTTCAACTACGATCTGTGGAGACGGATGATGGAATTGGAGTCCGATTGCAGCTGTGCGAGGACTCGAAGTGCGGAGTTGATTTGGTAATGACTGAAGTTCAACGGTTAGATTTCCTCCGGACAATTCGGGTTGCCCGGTTTGGCCGTCCATCTGAAATACCAGGAGACAATGGATATGAAAGAGTAGGGCCTGAAGGAGATGATACATGGGATAAGCGACGGTCGATTGAAGAACGTCATCAATCCGATCTCTCCGTATTCTAAGTCTGATCTCATTGTGGAAATTGAATCTCGTAGTCAGCCGCCAGCTCCTGGAACTCGCCCCACTCCGGGAGCCAGTCGTTGTCGACCTCGCCGTGCGTCTCGAGGTAGCGGAGCAAGGCGTCGATTTCGTCTTCGAGGCCATACTTCGCCGACTGCTCTCGGAGGTCCGCCCCGTCGACGTCGACGTGGCTGAGTAGAAGGAGACAGTACGAGCGGTGGCGGCTGCCGTCGTCGATTAACAGTGTGTGACAGCAGAGCTCCGCCGGCGAGACTGCGTCGAGGTTCTCGGAATAGACGTAGTAGCGATGGCCGGTGAGCAAGAACTGGAGGTCGAAGGTCGCGAACCGACCGAGGCCTGTTTCGTGGAACGCCTCCGCGTCGATCTCCGTCTCGGCCTGGGCGAGAAATTCGTCGTAGTCCTCCCAGAGAATCGTCCCCTTCGGGGCGACGGCTTCGAGGCGTTGACGATGCAGATGGTGTGCGAGTTCACGGGCGAACTCGTGGAGGCGGTCGAAGTCGGCGTTGAACTGGTAGTCGCCGTCGGTCGTCCCGACGAGACCCCGGTCGCGAAACTGCTTGAGGATACGGTTGACCGTGTTGCGGTAGTTGTCGCTCCGGTCGGCGATCTCGGAAACGGTTCGCGGCTGGTCGAGGTAGTACAGCACCTCGAGTGCCTTGCCGGTCAGTAGCTCGGGGAAGTCGATGTGGGAGTGTTGGCGGACGAGGTCCCGATAGAGTTCGACGGCGCGAGCATCCGACGGGACGACTCGTTTTCGTCGGCCATCGCGTTCCGTGTAGACGAGCCCCTTCTCGACGAGGTCGCCGACGGCACGAGAGAGGTAACTCTCGCTGTGGTCGAGCTTCGTCGCGAGTTCGGAGATCGTGTCGCCGCGGTCGACCGTGGCGAGGACCTCGAGTTCGATGCGTCGGAGCACGGTGTAACATAGTACGAAACTTATATATAAAGGAGTTTCGAGTAGTGTTACAGTCAACAGGCACGAGAGCCGTCTCCACCGTATTAACCAACAAAACTATGGATTCGTGGGCCGTGTTGGTTAATACGAGAGTAGCCGATGTCCTACGAACCCCCGACCCCACCGGCGAACCTCCCGACGGAGATCGTCAACACGCTCAACGAGACGGACCCGGAGCAGCTCCGAGACGTTGCTTCGTACGCTGAAGCGCTCGCAGAGCACAAGGAACGAGAGGCCCGTCTCGAGGAGTCGGCAGACCAAGAAGAGGTCGAAAAGCGACCAGACGATCTCCCGGACAACGTTCCAGTGAAGGCAACGATTACAATCAAGGAGATCAACGACAATCGTTACGAATACTGGCAATGGCGAGACGGCGATCAGGTGAAATCGAAGTACAAAGGTCCCGTCAATCCGGATGACTAGCCCCGGATATGCATTGTCATAGCGGTTACTGACGGTCGGTGAAAGGCCCAGTCATACCCGTCAAGGTCGAATGCAACTGCCGCCAGATCAAGCGGTATAACACTGTACTGAAGAGAGTGCCGTTTTCACATCGATGACGGAGGGGGGCCGTTAGTTACACATCGATGACGGGGGGTCTGACGCACAGCATGCACCACGACGACGAGGAGAGTGATCAAACCTACAGATAGAGTATGGTTTACTTTCGAAAGCTAAAGATCGTCCGAATTTACACATCGATAACGGGGGGTCTCCCTCCGGATATACTTCGGTGTCGGTTTGAACGAGTTCGATCCGGAACCTTCGAATACGGATGATAAACCGAGTTTACCGGCCGTATAAACATCGACGGAGGTCAATCTTTTTAACCCTCCAACGTACAGAAAGTGTATGGCCGGCAACAATCAGGATGAGGCTGCTCACCCACCTCCTGATAACCAGATACGTTCCGATCTGAATGAGGATGTAGACGTTTCTGAGACGAATTCAGAGGACATCAAGGAGACACCCAGCGAAGATATCGATCCCGAAACGGAGGAGGTGGCTACTGAGGAGGGAAACCAGCGATCGATCAGAGAGATGCTCGATGACGAGGGGACGGAGTCTGTCTTCGTCAATCGCGACCTCGTCGAACCCGATACGATCATCGACGAGGAGCGGATCGTCGGTCGAGACGATCAACTCGAATCCGTAGTCTCGTTCTTGAAACCAACCTTACAGGGGAACCGTCCCCCGAATATGCTGCTATACGGACCCGCTGGCACCGGCAAATCGCTCATCATCGGAGCAGTGACCCAACAGATTATCGATCTCTGTGAATCGAAGGGTGAACGCTTCGGTGTCGTCGATATCAACTGCCAGCCGATCAACACACTCGATCAGGCCGTCTATGAACTCGTCCAGAGCGTCGCGAGCGATGTCGGTGCGCCAGTCGGTGTCCCCGAGACCGGTGTGTCGACGAAACGGAAATACCGCCGCCTGTACGAACTCATCAATAATCATTACGACTCTGTCATATTCATCCTCGACGAAATCGACCTCCTGGTCGGCCGCCGTGCCAACGACGAACCCGCCCATTCGAAGTTATTGTATCAGCTATCGCGTGCCAGCAACACGAACGAGATCGAAGGCCGCGTCTCAGTCGCAGCACTAACAAACGATCCGAAGTTCATGCAGGATATCGACGGTCGTGCCGAGAGTTCGTTCAACCCCCGTGACGTCTATTTCCCCGATTACGATGCGACACAACTCCGCGAAATCCTCGATAACCGGCGGGACGCGTTTCGCGAGGACGCCCTCGAGGACGGAGTGATCCCACTTGTCGCCGCGTTTGCCGCACAAAGCCACGGTGATGCTCGAAAGGCGATCGACCTCTTCCGCGGTGCTGGCGACCTTGCCGACGAACGTGGTGACGGCGAGGTGACCGAAGATCACGTCCGAGAATCACAAGAGGAAATCGACAAAGACCGCTCTCTCAAACTCGTCGAGGGACTGACGATGCAAAAGAAAGTCTCGCTGTACGCCACTGCCGCCGTTGCATCCTACTCGAACCAACCACGAAGCTCTGTCCCGAGTCCGGTCGGCTTCAAAATCTACCAGTGGGTTACCGACGAACTCGATGCTGACCAGATGACCCGCGAGACCTACGTCAAGTACGTCAAAGAGCTCTCGACGTACGGACTGATCTCGACTTCTCGAAAGAGCCGCGGCCGGGGCGGTGGCATGTTTATGGAATTCACGTTCACCGGTGATCCCGAGAGCATGATGAAGCGCATTGTCGACGATACCCGACTAGAGGCGATCGCCGAAAAGGAAGAACTCCTTCACACAGTGGTCAACACCCAGCTGCGGGATTTCCACGAGCAGTAATTCGAGAGGGAACCGCCTCGGGGTCGAGACCCGAGGCTTAGGTATAGTTTATGGACACAATTCAGATGATGTCGTGGGGACACCCCTCCGTCATCGATGTGTAAACGAAACTGAGATCGAATCATTCGTACCCACACACCCCCCGTCATCGAAGTGTAAACAGCTCCGATGCTACAGTGAAGTTATCAGTGCTACAACAGGAAGCAACTATCGACGACCCCCTCCCCCCGTCATCGATGTGTAAACAGCAAAGAAGCGGCGGGAGTTGAACTGGAAGCTAGCGGTTCAATTGTCGAGAACAGACTGCTCAAGGGTATCTTGAGTGGGAAACCACCGTGTGAGAAATAATACGTCGAGTGATGTACTGCCAACACAGTTACACGCTCATCTCGAGAGTATCTCTCTATTCACCTGTAACTAGATCTATTACGGTTATTGTTCAAAGGCTTTCTACATAAAGCTTCGTCAGACAATAGTTCCTTTTTAGATTGTGTTGTATACTACCGGCTGAGAGGTCATCGGCTATCTTAACCACCGATACCGTTTATCACGCTGTTTCACCCACCCATCCCCCACCCTGCTCTCGTGGTTTTACACATCGATGACGGGGGGAGGGAGTTATGGATTGTCTGCTCTCCTGGATTCGATTGAGCAATCATTGGCTGGACGCGATCTGGGCGAGTGTCGTCGTCGCATGGCCGTATGCGTCGACCCAGAAGGCTGGCCCATCGTGCAGGAGGTGGTCGAGCACGAGCGATTGCAGGATAGGGACGCCGCGGCCTACATTCACGTCGAGCAGCGTGATGCCGTCGTCGAGCTGTGGCAGCAGCATCTCGTCCGTAGCCGGATCGCCTTGGTCAGCAAGGGACCGATTGCGGTCTGCGCCCCGAGTTGGCTGGTCCACCGCCAATCGGTTCGACGTTGAGTGTTCTCCCACACTCGACTAGTTGTCTACGTTCCCGATAAGCCGCGGCGTGGCGCTTCCGCGCTTCAGGGAAGGGCTAGAAGGTATGTAGAACCGGACTCAGGCAACGGATTTCTGCTATCGTTCGATCGTTTTCGAGAACGTTTCCAGAGAGGAAGGCGGATAGCATCGTCGGATTAACCAACAGTTCGGGGGTCACAGCTCAATCGTTGGTTAAGAACTTCTGAACCCATGGTGATATCGCGCTCACGTAATTCTGCTGACGGCCCCCGCATATCCCCCGAGCCTACGATCTGATCTGATCTGATCGACGATTGTTCTCAGTGAGGTTACATCGTCGTTGTTGTACTGTTTGAGTCGATCCCAGTCTGGTTCTTCGCCGTCGAGGTGATATCGCGTGTACTTGCTCCCGACCACAAATCCATCGACAGTCGGGTCTTGGTATTCAAAGCCGAGTGCGCTCGCTACGACGTCCAATTTATGCCGATTGAAGGGCCCGAAGAGCTCCTGATGTGCAGTTATCCCGGGGTCGTGTGCCCGCTCCAGATGGTCGATCCCCTCAGTGATGGCGTGTTCGTCGAATCTTCGACTGAGACACTGTTCGTCGAAGTAGTTCCCTCCGTAGTAGATGATTGGCTCGGTGCTATGGTGATTAAGGTACTCAGACACCTCCTGAAGTAGTGCTGACTCGTCGTCCGTTATGACTAATACAAATATTATTTATACCGACAACAAAATACAAAAACTATGGCAGAAGGAGACTCATACGAAGTTTTGGAACCCAAACCGGAAAACATTGAACGAGCGGCAGACTGTCTGCAAGAGGGCAGACTCGTGGTAGCACCATCGGACGCCAATATGGGTCTCGCCGTTGACCCTCATGACATCGATGCCATCGATAGGGTCTATAAAGTGAAGCAACGCGATCGGTCGAAACCGCTGACGCTGATGTTCCACGACCCTTCGGACTGGACAGAGTACGGTTCTGTCCCGGACGCGGACGTGATGAACGGGTTCGTTGAGGCGTTCTGGCCTGGGCCGCTCAATATTGTTGTGAACAGACAGGACGTGTTCCCGGACGAACTGGTCGGTGGGATGGAGACGATTTCACTGGCGTGTTACGAGAACCCGACGTGGCGGGCATTTGTCGAACATGCGGAACCCATCGCCATGACCTCCGCAAACATCTCGGGGGAAGCCGACGGGCAGCTTGTCGACCGAGGGATGGCTGAGGAACACGTCGGCGAGGCCGTCGAGTACATCATCGACGGCGGACCTCACGAGACGACGCAGTCTACGACGATCATCGATCTCAGCGACACGTCGGACCCCTCGGTCCTCCGGCAGGGTGATATCAGCGTGAGTCAGCTTAACGACGTCCGCGACTGCTTCTGACAATCGGTAACTCTCACGGCGCCAGTTCGTTTCAGACCGTCGTTTCACCCCGATTTTCCAGGGACGCACATCCCAGTATCAATTCTAATCATCTATATATAGATTATATTTACACTAATAAGGAAAATTTTAAAAGGTTCCAATAGGTATGGAACCTCGTGGCCAGCAAGACCAACGATTCGACACAGACCACAGTTGTCGCAGACGCGGATGCACACATCACTGAGACATTCAGTGAGATAGCGAAGTACATTGACGAGGGCGAGTTCGGTGACGTCAAGAGAATCTGTGAGACGGCAGAACTCCCGCTCAACGACATTATGCACCTGAAGCGAGCGACGCCGTCACAGCCGTTCAACGACGAAGGCCGCTCCGGTTCCGACGTGCTCACGAACGAGATGTCGGTGGAGAAGAAGCTCGAAAACATGGACGAGTTCGGTATCGACTGTGGGATTATCACCCCCACGCTGTCGATACTTCTCCCGACCGTCAACCGTCCGAGGTACGCCGTGGCGCTTGCGGAAGCGTACAATCGGTACATCTTCGACCGGTTCGCGGTGGGCAACGACCGTCTAAAGGTCACGGTCACTGTGGCCCCTCACGATCCGGAGCGTGCCGCCACTGAGATCGAGAAACATGCAGACAAGGAAGACGTCGTCGGCGTCCAGATGTCGGCGACTGGACTTGTCCCGCCGCCGGGGGCACGGAAGTACGACCCGATATATCGCGCTGCTGAGGAGAACGACCTTCCCGTGCTGTTCCACTCGGGACTCAACACCGCCGACGGGTTCCCAGTTATCTCGCGGACGGCGAACTACTACGTCGAGGAACACGCCGTCAACCACCCGTTCTCTCATATGTGGAACCTCACCACGATGATTTTCCGAGGTGTCCCTGAGCGGTTTCCGGACCTGGATATCGTGTTCCAGGAGGCCGGAATCGGGTACATCCCCTACTTTATGTGGCGCCTCGACGACCACTACCTGGACCGTGGCGACGAACTCCCACACCTGAACCAGCTCCCCAGCGACTACATCGAGGACAACTGGTACTTCACGACCCAGCCTATCGGACAGACGCGCAAACCGACCGGTAGCGGTGCTCAGGACCACCTCGCCAACATCATCGAGATGGTCGGGGCGGAGAATCTCATGTTCGCGACTGACCTCCCACACCCGGATTTTGATGTTCCGAACGAACTCGAAGACCGTGTCCAGTCGAAACTCGATCAGGACCAGATAGACGCCGTCATGGGGCAGAACGCGATCGATGTATTCGAGTTCGAAGTCTGATATGTCCGACAGAACCCACCAGATAGAGGACGCCGACCGGCTCGACGAGCACGGTTCGCGAATCATTATAGAAATTGATGGTGTCTCGGTAGCCGTCCTCAACGTGAACGGTGAGTACCACACTATTCCGACCGTCTGCCCACACGTCGGCGGACCGCTCGGCGAGGGGGCGCTGGCCGGGCAGGCGACGATAGATGAGTGTGGTGAGATCGGCTACGACGACACGGAGGAGGTCATCGAGTGTCCATGGCACACGAGACGGTTCGACGTAACCACCGGCGAGAACGCCGACGCGTCATGTTTTCAGATACCGACCTTCGATACGTGGGAAGAAAACGGTGAGATATACGTAGCCCTCTGAGACCCGACACCGAGAAGGGCCGTGTGTCTCACGACACACAGCCTGCTGTAGCGGGTTCCACGACGAGATAGTATTATGTTACGAACACTCTCACGAAGGAGTTCTCGTAGTAACAGACTGAGGCCTATAATGAGTACGCAAACACTGTACGACAAGATTTGGGAGAGACACAAAGTAAAGACGCTACCGAACGGACAGGACCAGCTCTTCGTGGGGCTCCACCTGATTCACGAAGCGACGAGTCCACAGGCATTCGAGATGCTCCGCGAAGCGGAGTTAGAGGTCGAACGGCCGGATCTGACCCATGCAACTGTCGACCATATCGTCCCGACCGACGAACAGTCACGACCTTTTGAGGACGAGGCTGCGGAATCGATGATGGCAGAGTTGGAGACCAACACCCAACAAGCGAACATCGAGTTCTCTGACCCGGAAAGCGGTGACCAGGGTATCGTCCACGTTGTCGGACCGGAACAGGGGCTGACCCAACCCGGGATGACCATCGTGTGTGGCGACAGCCACACGTCGACACACGGTGCGTTTGGTGCGCTGGCGTTCGGTATCGGTACGTCGCAGGTGCGGGACGTATTCGCCAGCCAGACGATCGCGATGGAGAAACAACGAGTCAGAAAGATTGCGGTCAGCGGCGAACTCGACGACGGCGTCGAAGCAAAGGACGTCATTCTATCGATTATCCGGCGACTGGGAACCGATGGCGGCGTCGGGTACGTTTACGAGTACGCCGGTGAAACGATAGAAAACCTCGACATGGAAGGGCGGATGAGTATCTGTAATATGTCCATCGAGGGTGGCGCCCGTGCCGGCTACGTCAACCCAGACGAGACGACTTTCGAGTGGCTCGCGGCGACGGACCGATTCGAAACCGATTCCGACCGATTCGACGAGCTACGGGAGTATTGGGAATCTATCCGAAGCGACCCGGACGCCACGTACGACGACGTGGTTGAAGTCGATGCCGGCGAACTGGAACCGATGGTCACTTGGGGAACGACGCCCAGCCAGTGTGTCGGTGTCACGGAACCGATTCCAGCGCCAGAGGATCTTCCGGCGGGCAGGCGAGAGACCGCTGTAGAGGCCCAGGCGCACACGGGCGTTACGCCCGGTGAGACGATGGAGGGGCGCGAGATAGACGTGGCCTTCCTGGGCTCCTGTACCAACGCTCGCCTCCGGGACCTCCAGCGGGCGGCGGACATCGTCGAGGGGCGGCAGGTCCACGATGACGTCCGCGGGCTCGTCGTCCCTGGTAGCCACCGGGTCAAGGCCGCCGCCGAGGAACGGGGCTTCGATGAGTTGTTCACCAATGCGGGATTCGAGTGGCGTAATCCGGGGTGTTCGATGTGTACCGGGATGAATGCTGACAAGCTCGAAGACGACGATGTCTCTATCTCCTCCTCGAATCGGAACTTCGTCGGCCGACAGGGGTCGAAAGATGCCAGTACGATTCTGGCCAACCCGCAGATGGTCGTCGCAGCGGCGGTCACCGGTACTGTGATAGATGTCCGTGAGCTGAAAGAGGAGGTTGCCGTATGACTGACGCTGTCGAGCCGATTCCCTCTGTAGAGTCAGTCACGGGGACGGGCATCCCGATACGGGGTGACGACATCGACACCGACCAGATACTCCCGTCCCGCTTCATGAAGGTCGTCACCTTCGAGGGGCTCGGTGAGTTCTCGTTCTTTGACAAGCGGTTTGACCGCGATGACAATCCGAAAGACCACCCTATGAACGAGGACCGGTTCCGGGACGCCAGCGTGATGGTAGTCAACGGGAACTTCGGCTGTGGCTCCTCCCGGGAGCACGCTCCCCAAGCGCTGTTGCGCTGGGGCATCGATGCGATAATCGGGGAGTCGTTCGCCGAAATATTCTCCGGGAACTGCTTGGCACTGGGCATCCCCACGGTCACCGCGGACGCTAAAACGATCGACCACCTGCAGGAGTGGGTCAAGGGGCATCCGCGAGAGGAGATCACGGTCGATGTGGCGGACAGGACTGTCAGCTACGGCGAGCACACTGCGACGGTCACCGTCGACGACGTCCAGCATGAGGCGCTGGTCGATGGCACGTGGGATATGACCGCGCTACTACGGTCGGATAGTGACGCGATAGAGCGGACTGTCGCCCAGCTACCGTACGTCCCACAACGGTAGCCGTCCACCACGATACCGTCGGTCCCACGATTCCACAAGCATTTTTACAACTACAGATAATTTGGTATTATGTATAATGGTTATGGGCTG of Natranaeroarchaeum aerophilus contains these proteins:
- a CDS encoding helix-turn-helix transcriptional regulator — its product is MLRRIELEVLATVDRGDTISELATKLDHSESYLSRAVGDLVEKGLVYTERDGRRKRVVPSDARAVELYRDLVRQHSHIDFPELLTGKALEVLYYLDQPRTVSEIADRSDNYRNTVNRILKQFRDRGLVGTTDGDYQFNADFDRLHEFARELAHHLHRQRLEAVAPKGTILWEDYDEFLAQAETEIDAEAFHETGLGRFATFDLQFLLTGHRYYVYSENLDAVSPAELCCHTLLIDDGSRHRSYCLLLLSHVDVDGADLREQSAKYGLEDEIDALLRYLETHGEVDNDWLPEWGEFQELAADYEIQFPQ
- a CDS encoding orc1/cdc6 family replication initiation protein; the protein is MLDDEGTESVFVNRDLVEPDTIIDEERIVGRDDQLESVVSFLKPTLQGNRPPNMLLYGPAGTGKSLIIGAVTQQIIDLCESKGERFGVVDINCQPINTLDQAVYELVQSVASDVGAPVGVPETGVSTKRKYRRLYELINNHYDSVIFILDEIDLLVGRRANDEPAHSKLLYQLSRASNTNEIEGRVSVAALTNDPKFMQDIDGRAESSFNPRDVYFPDYDATQLREILDNRRDAFREDALEDGVIPLVAAFAAQSHGDARKAIDLFRGAGDLADERGDGEVTEDHVRESQEEIDKDRSLKLVEGLTMQKKVSLYATAAVASYSNQPRSSVPSPVGFKIYQWVTDELDADQMTRETYVKYVKELSTYGLISTSRKSRGRGGGMFMEFTFTGDPESMMKRIVDDTRLEAIAEKEELLHTVVNTQLRDFHEQ
- a CDS encoding ribonuclease H-like domain-containing protein, with translation MIFVLVITDDESALLQEVSEYLNHHSTEPIIYYGGNYFDEQCLSRRFDEHAITEGIDHLERAHDPGITAHQELFGPFNRHKLDVVASALGFEYQDPTVDGFVVGSKYTRYHLDGEEPDWDRLKQYNNDDVTSLRTIVDQIRSDRRLGGYAGAVSRIT
- a CDS encoding L-threonylcarbamoyladenylate synthase, translating into MAEGDSYEVLEPKPENIERAADCLQEGRLVVAPSDANMGLAVDPHDIDAIDRVYKVKQRDRSKPLTLMFHDPSDWTEYGSVPDADVMNGFVEAFWPGPLNIVVNRQDVFPDELVGGMETISLACYENPTWRAFVEHAEPIAMTSANISGEADGQLVDRGMAEEHVGEAVEYIIDGGPHETTQSTTIIDLSDTSDPSVLRQGDISVSQLNDVRDCF
- a CDS encoding amidohydrolase family protein — its product is MASKTNDSTQTTVVADADAHITETFSEIAKYIDEGEFGDVKRICETAELPLNDIMHLKRATPSQPFNDEGRSGSDVLTNEMSVEKKLENMDEFGIDCGIITPTLSILLPTVNRPRYAVALAEAYNRYIFDRFAVGNDRLKVTVTVAPHDPERAATEIEKHADKEDVVGVQMSATGLVPPPGARKYDPIYRAAEENDLPVLFHSGLNTADGFPVISRTANYYVEEHAVNHPFSHMWNLTTMIFRGVPERFPDLDIVFQEAGIGYIPYFMWRLDDHYLDRGDELPHLNQLPSDYIEDNWYFTTQPIGQTRKPTGSGAQDHLANIIEMVGAENLMFATDLPHPDFDVPNELEDRVQSKLDQDQIDAVMGQNAIDVFEFEV
- a CDS encoding Rieske (2Fe-2S) protein yields the protein MSDRTHQIEDADRLDEHGSRIIIEIDGVSVAVLNVNGEYHTIPTVCPHVGGPLGEGALAGQATIDECGEIGYDDTEEVIECPWHTRRFDVTTGENADASCFQIPTFDTWEENGEIYVAL
- the leuC gene encoding 3-isopropylmalate dehydratase large subunit, coding for MSTQTLYDKIWERHKVKTLPNGQDQLFVGLHLIHEATSPQAFEMLREAELEVERPDLTHATVDHIVPTDEQSRPFEDEAAESMMAELETNTQQANIEFSDPESGDQGIVHVVGPEQGLTQPGMTIVCGDSHTSTHGAFGALAFGIGTSQVRDVFASQTIAMEKQRVRKIAVSGELDDGVEAKDVILSIIRRLGTDGGVGYVYEYAGETIENLDMEGRMSICNMSIEGGARAGYVNPDETTFEWLAATDRFETDSDRFDELREYWESIRSDPDATYDDVVEVDAGELEPMVTWGTTPSQCVGVTEPIPAPEDLPAGRRETAVEAQAHTGVTPGETMEGREIDVAFLGSCTNARLRDLQRAADIVEGRQVHDDVRGLVVPGSHRVKAAAEERGFDELFTNAGFEWRNPGCSMCTGMNADKLEDDDVSISSSNRNFVGRQGSKDASTILANPQMVVAAAVTGTVIDVRELKEEVAV
- the leuD gene encoding 3-isopropylmalate dehydratase small subunit gives rise to the protein MTDAVEPIPSVESVTGTGIPIRGDDIDTDQILPSRFMKVVTFEGLGEFSFFDKRFDRDDNPKDHPMNEDRFRDASVMVVNGNFGCGSSREHAPQALLRWGIDAIIGESFAEIFSGNCLALGIPTVTADAKTIDHLQEWVKGHPREEITVDVADRTVSYGEHTATVTVDDVQHEALVDGTWDMTALLRSDSDAIERTVAQLPYVPQR